One bacterium DNA window includes the following coding sequences:
- a CDS encoding family 2 glycosyl transferase — protein MPDTIIVVPCYNEAERLPVERFRRYVAETEGIRFLFVDDGSRDRTLEVLRRLEADRPDVFGVLALPRNGGKAEAVRRGILVGLEAGARYVGFWDADLSTPLEAIADLRAVLEEKPEIEAVFGSRVQLLGRCIERHAWRHYLGRVFATAASLALRLRVYDTQCGAKLFRATDRLAELFRDPFRARWIFDVELIARLIRQRRGTTLPGAASVIYEFPLSEWRDVPGSKLKPRDFIRAALDLAVIYHAYLRPGAPPLSPVSSEQRRRVPHGAEAEDARVR, from the coding sequence ATGCCGGACACGATCATCGTCGTGCCGTGCTACAACGAAGCGGAGCGGCTCCCGGTGGAGCGCTTCAGGCGCTACGTGGCGGAGACGGAGGGGATCCGGTTCCTGTTCGTCGACGACGGGAGCCGAGACCGGACGCTCGAGGTCCTGCGACGCCTGGAAGCGGACCGGCCCGATGTCTTCGGCGTCCTGGCGCTGCCGCGCAACGGCGGCAAGGCGGAGGCCGTGCGCCGTGGGATCCTCGTCGGGCTCGAGGCCGGCGCACGCTACGTGGGTTTCTGGGACGCAGACCTCTCGACTCCGCTGGAGGCGATCGCTGACCTCCGCGCGGTCCTCGAGGAGAAGCCCGAGATCGAGGCCGTTTTCGGCTCGCGGGTGCAGCTCCTGGGCCGCTGCATCGAGCGGCACGCGTGGCGCCATTACCTGGGCCGGGTGTTCGCGACCGCGGCATCGCTGGCGTTGCGGCTGCGGGTCTACGACACGCAGTGCGGCGCCAAGCTGTTCCGCGCAACGGACCGGCTGGCGGAGTTGTTCCGGGATCCGTTCCGCGCGCGCTGGATCTTCGACGTCGAACTGATCGCCCGCCTGATCCGGCAGCGGCGAGGCACGACGCTCCCCGGTGCCGCGAGCGTGATCTACGAGTTCCCACTGTCCGAGTGGCGCGACGTGCCCGGGTCCAAGCTGAAGCCGCGGGACTTCATCCGTGCGGCGCTGGACCTCGCGGTGATCTACCACGCGTACCTGCGCCCCGGTGCGCCGCCGCTGTCCCCCGTGTCCTCCGAACAACGGCGGCGGGTGCCGCACGGTGCCGAGGCGGAGGACGCGCGGGTGCGCTGA